A region from the Takifugu rubripes chromosome 22, fTakRub1.2, whole genome shotgun sequence genome encodes:
- the agxtb gene encoding alanine--glyoxylate and serine--pyruvate aminotransferase b, with amino-acid sequence MMQRALFRRSAPLLQQLERSMSTVTIPPPACMLRPLEAPLRYLFGPGPSNVPPRILAAGAKPIIGHMHSEMFEVMDDIKEGIRYAFQTQNNMTISMSGSGHAAMECAVFNTVEPGESVLVAINGIWGERVAEIAERSGAKVHRLVKAPGGYFSNKEIEQAMQKHKPVLFFLTHGESSAGLCHLVDGIGDICRKHNCLFLVDTVASLGAAPIFMDKQNIDILYTGSQKALNAPPGTAPISFNDRACHKMFNRKTKPLSYLFDMTYLSNYWGCDGKPARIYHHTGPVSGFFALRESLAILAEKGLEESWRKHKEIAAYLYKGLEDMGLKLFIPDRDLRLPSVTTIAIPDGYDWREMLAYIMKHHQMEMTGGLGPSVGMVMRVGLMGYNCEKFNADKALHALQDALKNCKKSKA; translated from the exons ATGATGCAGCGGGCTTTGTTCAGGCGGAGCGCACCGCTGCTTCAGCAGCTGGAGCGCTCCATGTCCACTGTCACCATCCCGCCGCCGGCGTGCATGCTCCGGCCATTAGAAGCTCCACTGCGTTACCTTTTTGGACCAGGACCGTCAAACGTCCCACCACGTATTTTAGCAGCAGGGGCTAAACCAATAATTGGCCACATGCACAGTGAAATGTTTGAG GTTATGGATGACATCAAAGAGGGGATCCGGTACGCTTTTCAGACACAAAACAACATGACCATCTCCATGAGCGGCTCCGGCCACGCTGCAATGGAGTGTGCGGTGTTCAACACGGTGGAGCCCGGAGAGAGCGTGCTCGTTGCCATCAACGGCATTTGGGGCGAGCGAGTTGCAGAAATAGCGGAGAGAAGCG GTGCCAAGGTACACAGACTGGTAAAAGCACCTGGGGGATATTTCAGCAATAAGGAGATTGAACAG GCCATGCAGAAACACAAGCctgtcctgtttttcctcacACACGGAGAGTCTTCTGCCGGCCTCTGCCACCTAGTCGATGGGATTGGAGACATCTGCAGAAA ACATAACTGCCTTTTCCTGGTCGACACAGTTGCATCTCTCGGGGCAGCACCGATTTTTATGGACAAGCAAA ATATTGACATCTTGTACACTGGTTCTCAGAAGGCCCTGAACGCCCCTCCTGGCACCGCACCCATCTCCTTTAATGACAGAGCATG CCACAAGATGttcaacaggaaaacaaaaccccTTTCCTACCTTTTTGATATGACATATTTATCCAACTACTGGGGTTGTGATGGCAAACCAGCCAGAAT ATATCACCATACTGGACCAGTGTCTGGATTCTTTGCCCTGAGAGAGAGTCTGGCAATCCTGGCTGAGAAG GGGCTCGAGGAATCCTGGAGGAAGCACAAGGAGATTGCAGCCTATTTGTACAAAGGACTGGAGGACATGGGCCTCAAGCTTTTTATCCCTGATCGG GATTTGAGGCTTCCTTCTGTTACTACGATTGCCATTCCTGATGGCTACGACTGGAGGGAGATGCTTGCCTACATTATGAAGCACCATCAGATGGAGATGACTGGAGGTCTGGGACCTTCAGTTGGAATG GTGATGAGGGTTGGACTGATGGGATACAACTGTGAGAAGTTTAATGCTGACAAGGCACTTCATGCTTTGCAAGATGCTCTCAAGAATTGCAAAAAGAGCAAGGCTTAA
- the thap4 gene encoding peroxynitrite isomerase THAP4 gives MASTENHTVELNMGLLPLEWLLGTWESDEPGEGCFPSIKPFRYMETLSFSHVGQPVINFMFNAFHAETKKPMHRECGFIRMQPGTNRVAFIIAQNSGLVEIEEGELTAQRLELQSQAVARTSFAKEPHVQQICRVFQLRPDGKLEQTVSMATDNKPPTQHLHIVYCRAF, from the exons ATGGCTAGCACTGAAAACCATACAG TGGAGCTGAACATGGGCCTTCTCCCTCTGGAATGGCTTCTTGGTACCTGGGAGTCAGATGAACCTGGAGAAGGCTGTTTTCCATCCATAAAACCTTTCCGCTATATGGAGACACTGAGCTTCAGCCATGTGGGTCAACCAGTCATCAACTTTAT GTTCAATGCCTTTCATGCAGAAACCAAGAAGCCGATGCACAGGGAATGTGGCTTCATTCGGATGCAGCCAGGAACCAACAGAGTGGCATTCATCATAGCACAGAACTCAG GCCTGGTGGAGATCGAGGAGGGGGAGCTGACGGCGCAgcggctggagctgcagagccagGCTGTAGCCAGAACCTCTTTCGCAAAGGAGCCACACGTGCAGCAG ATTTGCAGAGTTTTCCAGCTGCGGCCAGATGGCAAGCTCGAGCAGACAGTTTCTATGGCAACGGACAACAAGCCACCGACGCAGCACTTGCACATCGTCTACTGTCGGGCATTTTGA